The DNA region TAGCATAGGTGGTGATTCTCAGGTCCAATATGTTCTTGCTGTTAATGCCATGGACTTTGGATCGATAAACAGCTCAACCCCACTAGGTGTCAGTTTTTCAGCAGATGATCTACATGAATTGGAAAGGCAAACTGCGGAGAGGGAAACTTGTAGAGTTACTGTAGAATCTATAGGTGTCAGCAATGCTCCCTTGAGTAATAAATCTGACTCTTCATTGACTATTCATTCTTCACAACCAGTTCTACCAAATGCCTCTAATGCTTATGAAATCAATCGACTGTCTTATGGTGATCAAATGACACAAGTTTGGGATTATAGTCGTCAATATTTTGTTCATCATGGCCTTACTTCCAGTCATAACCCTGTTGTTGGAGAGACTCCTGTTCCTATGGCTCCTCATCTGCTGAACAATCAACAAGGGGTTCTGAATGAAGATAATCTACCTTGTGGATTACAAGTACAAAATTCTCAGTTATCTACAATGCAGGTAAAAAAGATAAGCGATAGTTCAGTTAAACAAGGGAGTGACCCTGGTAAAGTTTTATCCTCAGAAACCCCATCCCCTGCTATCTCACAGCCCTTTGATAGTTGCTTGAAAAGTAATTTTCCTGAAGCATCGGTTGTAGTTACCATGCCTGAGGGGCATCCACCTTCATTGCCTTCAACAaaaaaggttcagcacaaggaTTATGAAGAGGCCTCTTTTACTTCTAGCAGTACATTTGTTCCTTCTTATGTTGATTCCCACACCAATGCAATTGATTTGAGTTGTCTTCATCCTCCTCCACTTCCTGAGAGAGTTTACTATTCAGAAAGAACTCCGAGGGAGCAAGTGGAGTTGCTGAATCGTTCCTCCAAGTCAGATGACACTCACAGTTCTCAAATTCATGTGTCAGATATACTTTCTGATGTCAACCCAGAGGGTCTAACAGAATCTGGTGACAACTTGCATGATGGTAAAATGTTGAATCCAACTGAGGAATTGGGTATTGTGACAAAGCCCTTGCTTGCAGATGGCCATACCATTGACAATGGGTTATCCAAAAATCTAATGAGCAAACCGTTGCCTGATACAAACAGTCTGGTTAAGTCCAAACTTTCTGAGCACACAGATCCTGAGTTGAAGTCAGTGTTGCCCAGCAATGAAGGAACTAAAGATGTTGAAACTGAAAATTATTGTAAAGATAACAACACCAAGCTCTTGGTTGATGAAACCGAAACCAAAGATGGTAAATCAGATCTTCCTGCTTTTCATCATGTTTCGTCTGGTAAGCATCTTGATGATCTAGCATCCAATCTTCCTGAGATTGATTGGGGTGAAGCCTCAGGGAAGGAATCTTGTGATGGCTGTATGGTACAAGAACTACCTGTATTTGTAACTGGGAACATAACCAAAGATGTTTATCAAGATTTCCCTCCAAATGTTGTTTCTGAACAATCTCAAGGTGACATTCTTATTGATATTGATGATCGATTTCCTCGGGAAATACTTTCTGATATGTTTTCTAAAGCAATACTTGGAGAAGATCCCTCCAGTCTACATCCACCGCCTGGAGATGGAGTAGGCTTAAGCATAAATATGGAAAATCATGAACCTAAAAGATGGTCATATTTTCACAAGTTAGCACAAGAAGGGCTTGATAATGTCTCTCTAATTGATCAGGATCATCTTGGTTTTTCACCCGTGATAGTAAAAGCAGGAGATAATAGAACGCATCATGTTACGCCACTAACAACTGATGGACATCCTCTACATCATGAAGATTCCCATCTCAATTTCAATGAAGAAAATCAAGAGGACTTGCATAGAATGATTGCAACTGAAACCACTGTTCTGAAGTCCTATTATAATCAATCCCAACTTAAGGAAAACGAGAGTATGCAGTTTCATGCTATGATGGAAAATCTAAGAATGCAAGAGTCAGAGTTTGAGGTACTATTtcaagttttcatttttttttctttttggttaagGTTGCATGGATCTGCTTTTCCACTAACAAAAGATCTTTTGCTTTAACTTAGGATGGCAAATTTGATGCAAATAGCAATCTACCTCCACTTGATCCTTCTTTCGGAGATTTGAGTACTGTGCAGGTACAATCTCATTCTTACCAATGCTGCATTTCTTATGTACTTTTATGATTCATGGAACatgtttttgatatttttggCAAACTGAAGCCTCTATAGCCCTCTCAAAGCCTTTCACCTGCTGGAAAGTTAGTAACTGATTATCTGACTTGTGTAAATGGATTGTTAGTGTATGTATTAATAATTGGTAATAAACTATGTTGCATTGCATGGATAAGGGTATGAGTATTGCATATGATTCAATTCACAAATTTGACAATTTTCTAACTATGGGTACAACAATataatatatgtgtgtgtatctATATCTCTGTTGATCACATATGCTTAGTTGTCTTTATTCATATATCCGTGCATTAGAGCTAATAAGAAATGTTTGGATATGACATATTGCAGGCATGGTTCTTAATTACTTCTTTAATTGTGGTTACATAATTTTAGTTGAATTTTTCAGAGTTCAGAAGTGTGTATTTGTAGTAATAGTTCATTGTTTCTGATGCAATTGGTAGGTCATTAAGAATGAAGATCTTGAAGAGCTGCGAGAACTAGGTTCTGGTACCTTTGGGACTGTGTATCATGGAAAGTGGAGAGGAACAGATGTTGctattaaaagaataaagaagagCTGCTTCACTGGTCGATCATCTGAGCAAGAGAGACTGGTAAGTTGTTATTTAATGGCTGTTGAATAGCAtgcacttttttttgttttaattaaaatgaaataagaaaaagCTTCATTTTATCATGATTGTTTGAAAATTCTTTAATGAGAAGGATATATTTTGAGGTGAGTTGAAATTTGACTCTATTATCAGACTGTAGAGTTCTGGCGGGAAGCtgacattctttccaagcttcATCATCCAAATGTGGTTGCATTTTATGGTGTGGTACAGCATGGGCCAGGAGGAACAATGGCCACTGTGGCAGAATATATGGTGGATGGTTCTCTTAGGCATGTATTACTTTGCAAGGATAGGTAATGCATTTGAAAATAGGTCTTGCATTCCTATTATAGTGCATAACATGAAGGCTTACTTTGcctcaaattttatgaaatgcatgatttttttttttgatcagcaaagataaatatatatatatatatatatatatatatatatatatatatatatatattgaagtaCCATAGGTACAAAGATTACAAGTAAGGGTTGTCAAGCAAATGGTTCCAAAATCAGACTAGAGACAGTCTGAAAGGGAACCAAACTGACTAATTGGCCATGAATTGACAGCCAGATACATAATATATCCTATCCAAAGCATTCTCTAAGATTAGAGGACCATTGATTATAATAGATTACAAAATGTGGCTCAAAATTTCTGAGCCAAGTCCACAACAGAAACAATGCATTGTCCAGCAATTTGTTGGCATTGAAGGTGCCATTAGAGAAAAGTAAGTTGTTCCTCTGCTTCCAAATTGTCCAAGTCAAAGCCAGCCACCAACACCTCCATCTAGTAGCCCCTATTCCAGCAGCCCTACCAAGTGTATGTTGAAGGAAATGCAACCTGGGATTTTCTGGTAAAGCCACGAAGGTGTCAACCCAAGATAATGACTCCCACCAGATATGAATAATTTTACTGCACTGGAAAAATAAATGCCCTGCAGTTTCCTCACTGGTCCTGCAAAATGGGCACAAGCAATCACTCATCTCAACCTGTCGTCTTCTCAAATTTGTCTTTGTTGGCAATCTATCTTGAATTAATCTCCAAGCAAATACTGAAATTTTCTTTGGGACCTTTAACTTCCATAGCTCCGCAAAAACTCCATAATTGCTGGCCTCTATGATTTTCCCCCTGCAGCAGATTATACGCACTTTGTGTCGAGTAAATGCCGCTTGGCTCCGCTTTCCAAACCCACTCATCTCTTCTACATGGATGAACTGTCTTGCCCTCAATATCATTTAAAAAGCTGTCAGCAATGGTAACCTCACTATCAAATAATGATCTCCTCCACCTAAAGTCCCATTCCCACCCAGAATTTGTGTGAGCTCCCACTTGCTGTATGACGTGGTTTTGCTGATTGGAAATGGAATATAGTCTTGGATACTTTGCTACTAGAGATATGTCATCATTAATCCAattatcctcccaaaattttatcCTATCACCACAGCCAACCCTCCACGATAATCCATTCTAAAAAGCGCTTGCAAGCTGTTGATGGTGGAGGGCCTGTTTTAGGTCCCGCCACCAAATGGAATCAGTAGGGTCCGAAGATGCTACATTCAGGTTCCTCCAACCTCCATATTTTGACTCTAGCACCTTTGCCCATAAATCTCCATTGTGGTAGAATAGGCTCCATTTCCATTTTCCCAACAGTGCAAGATTGAAGTTTCTAATATCTTTGATGCCCAGTCCCCCTTCTTCCTTTGAACGGCACACCGTTTCCCACTTGATCCAAACAATCTTATTTTGATCAGCTCCGCCACCCCATAAGAATCGTCTTTGTAATCTAACCGGCTTGTCTACCACTTTGCAAGGGAccctgaaaaaagagaaaaaataaatgggaATAGATGTTAAGATAGACTGTATCAGT from Glycine soja cultivar W05 chromosome 8, ASM419377v2, whole genome shotgun sequence includes:
- the LOC114422641 gene encoding uncharacterized protein LOC114422641 isoform X1, encoding MGSFDFALKPLFLIQNSFFFNFQSFRFSTSANTKTRFFLFHQGNCCTIKLHFVGKRENRKNVMMEQSGFYKQFQCNTMEPRNEEFQSGSQSVIQDHMDGMHTIRRPPDYSMSDFKPVLNYSIQTGEEFALEFMRDRVNLRKPVFSNVSDSNSNYATGCMELKGVLGISQAPSESGSDISMLSKAEKGSTEFNRQSTSLHGDRSNYGSIRSIPRTSLNQENSRFVHGYGSSVGSDSSSTMMKCLCSFGGRILPRPSDGKLRYVGGQTRIIRLRKDISWQELMQKALLIYNLVHVLKYQLPGEDLDALVSVSSEEDLQNMMEECNLLEDRERSQKLRLFLFSLSDLEDAQFALGSIGGDSQVQYVLAVNAMDFGSINSSTPLGVSFSADDLHELERQTAERETCRVTVESIGVSNAPLSNKSDSSLTIHSSQPVLPNASNAYEINRLSYGDQMTQVWDYSRQYFVHHGLTSSHNPVVGETPVPMAPHLLNNQQGVLNEDNLPCGLQVQNSQLSTMQVKKISDSSVKQGSDPGKVLSSETPSPAISQPFDSCLKSNFPEASVVVTMPEGHPPSLPSTKKVQHKDYEEASFTSSSTFVPSYVDSHTNAIDLSCLHPPPLPERVYYSERTPREQVELLNRSSKSDDTHSSQIHVSDILSDVNPEGLTESGDNLHDGKMLNPTEELGIVTKPLLADGHTIDNGLSKNLMSKPLPDTNSLVKSKLSEHTDPELKSVLPSNEGTKDVETENYCKDNNTKLLVDETETKDGKSDLPAFHHVSSGKHLDDLASNLPEIDWGEASGKESCDGCMVQELPVFVTGNITKDVYQDFPPNVVSEQSQGDILIDIDDRFPREILSDMFSKAILGEDPSSLHPPPGDGVGLSINMENHEPKRWSYFHKLAQEGLDNVSLIDQDHLGFSPVIVKAGDNRTHHVTPLTTDGHPLHHEDSHLNFNEENQEDLHRMIATETTVLKSYYNQSQLKENESMQFHAMMENLRMQESEFEDGKFDANSNLPPLDPSFGDLSTVQVIKNEDLEELRELGSGTFGTVYHGKWRGTDVAIKRIKKSCFTGRSSEQERLTVEFWREADILSKLHHPNVVAFYGVVQHGPGGTMATVAEYMVDGSLRHVLLCKDRYLDRRKRLIIAMDAAFGMEYLHSKNIVHFDLKCDNLLVNLKDPLRPICKVGDFGLSKIKRNTLVTGGVRGTLPWMAPELLNGSSNKVSEKVDVFSFGIVLWEILTGEEPYANMHYGAIIGGIVNNTLRPIIPSNCDHEWRALMEQCWAPNPAARPSFTEIASRLRIMSAAAASQTKTQGNKASK
- the LOC114422641 gene encoding uncharacterized protein LOC114422641 isoform X2 translates to MMEQSGFYKQFQCNTMEPRNEEFQSGSQSVIQDHMDGMHTIRRPPDYSMSDFKPVLNYSIQTGEEFALEFMRDRVNLRKPVFSNVSDSNSNYATGCMELKGVLGISQAPSESGSDISMLSKAEKGSTEFNRQSTSLHGDRSNYGSIRSIPRTSLNQENSRFVHGYGSSVGSDSSSTMMKCLCSFGGRILPRPSDGKLRYVGGQTRIIRLRKDISWQELMQKALLIYNLVHVLKYQLPGEDLDALVSVSSEEDLQNMMEECNLLEDRERSQKLRLFLFSLSDLEDAQFALGSIGGDSQVQYVLAVNAMDFGSINSSTPLGVSFSADDLHELERQTAERETCRVTVESIGVSNAPLSNKSDSSLTIHSSQPVLPNASNAYEINRLSYGDQMTQVWDYSRQYFVHHGLTSSHNPVVGETPVPMAPHLLNNQQGVLNEDNLPCGLQVQNSQLSTMQVKKISDSSVKQGSDPGKVLSSETPSPAISQPFDSCLKSNFPEASVVVTMPEGHPPSLPSTKKVQHKDYEEASFTSSSTFVPSYVDSHTNAIDLSCLHPPPLPERVYYSERTPREQVELLNRSSKSDDTHSSQIHVSDILSDVNPEGLTESGDNLHDGKMLNPTEELGIVTKPLLADGHTIDNGLSKNLMSKPLPDTNSLVKSKLSEHTDPELKSVLPSNEGTKDVETENYCKDNNTKLLVDETETKDGKSDLPAFHHVSSGKHLDDLASNLPEIDWGEASGKESCDGCMVQELPVFVTGNITKDVYQDFPPNVVSEQSQGDILIDIDDRFPREILSDMFSKAILGEDPSSLHPPPGDGVGLSINMENHEPKRWSYFHKLAQEGLDNVSLIDQDHLGFSPVIVKAGDNRTHHVTPLTTDGHPLHHEDSHLNFNEENQEDLHRMIATETTVLKSYYNQSQLKENESMQFHAMMENLRMQESEFEDGKFDANSNLPPLDPSFGDLSTVQVIKNEDLEELRELGSGTFGTVYHGKWRGTDVAIKRIKKSCFTGRSSEQERLTVEFWREADILSKLHHPNVVAFYGVVQHGPGGTMATVAEYMVDGSLRHVLLCKDRYLDRRKRLIIAMDAAFGMEYLHSKNIVHFDLKCDNLLVNLKDPLRPICKVGDFGLSKIKRNTLVTGGVRGTLPWMAPELLNGSSNKVSEKVDVFSFGIVLWEILTGEEPYANMHYGAIIGGIVNNTLRPIIPSNCDHEWRALMEQCWAPNPAARPSFTEIASRLRIMSAAAASQTKTQGNKASK